One window of Cryptosporangium phraense genomic DNA carries:
- a CDS encoding cupin domain-containing protein: MSQLYLAQPEQQQQLEWLDGGTLGILLDGRATDGQLMVGRFDVAEGEAPPYHKHTREDEVFLLIKGTALVWYDDQEYELAEGGIVFLPRNVPHAYRITSKKADLLMINTPAGIEGMFREAGRDKATPRPEGFTITPDPAAAERYGSVIVGPPR, from the coding sequence ATGAGTCAGCTCTACCTCGCGCAACCCGAACAACAGCAGCAGCTCGAATGGCTCGACGGCGGCACGCTCGGCATTTTGCTCGACGGCCGGGCGACCGACGGCCAGCTGATGGTCGGCCGCTTCGACGTCGCCGAAGGGGAGGCGCCCCCGTATCACAAGCACACCCGGGAGGACGAGGTCTTCCTGCTGATCAAGGGCACGGCGCTGGTCTGGTACGACGACCAGGAGTACGAGCTCGCCGAGGGCGGGATCGTCTTCCTGCCCAGGAACGTGCCGCACGCGTACCGCATCACGTCGAAGAAGGCCGACCTGTTGATGATCAACACGCCGGCCGGCATCGAAGGGATGTTCCGGGAGGCCGGGCGCGACAAGGCGACACCGCGTCCGGAGGGGTTCACGATCACGCCGGACCCGGCGGCCGCGGAGCGGTACGGCAGCGTCATCGTGGGGCCGCCGCGCTGA